In the Methanococcoides sp. LMO-2 genome, one interval contains:
- a CDS encoding rRNA biogenesis protein, with translation MKIITWYGILAIEENGAIDCELFNKDVEELAEGLLHREMTGAQSPEAGFDIRTPAISCGFVEDDREYDSLLRDVSIRAGKLRISRTNTPDMRIIQAVEALDDIDDAANALSERLSEWYGLHFPELGLSSEQLARFVKEHGARSNIPADDPMFAKASSSMGAELPPADEELVKQFASNVCELYDNRHSIEESILRNMEEIAPNLTVIAGPLIGARLISMTGGLERLAQMPSSTVQVMGASRALFKHLRSRAPSPKHGLIFNHPLIKNSPWWQRGKIARSLAAKISLACRTDVYSGELNPTIKTELEKKINSIKTANPKPPARAKPSGKGQGKGKGKKNSGGRR, from the coding sequence TTGAAGATCATTACATGGTATGGGATCCTGGCCATTGAAGAAAATGGTGCTATTGATTGCGAACTTTTCAATAAGGACGTCGAAGAGCTTGCAGAAGGCCTTCTCCATCGTGAGATGACAGGAGCACAGTCTCCTGAAGCAGGCTTTGATATCCGCACTCCGGCAATTTCCTGTGGATTTGTGGAAGATGATCGGGAATATGATTCCCTCCTCCGCGATGTGAGCATACGTGCAGGAAAACTGCGGATCTCCCGCACCAACACGCCGGACATGCGCATCATCCAGGCAGTTGAGGCGCTGGATGACATCGATGATGCTGCAAATGCACTCTCCGAGCGCCTGTCGGAGTGGTATGGACTGCACTTCCCGGAACTGGGATTAAGCTCAGAGCAACTTGCAAGATTTGTAAAGGAGCATGGCGCACGTTCCAACATCCCTGCCGATGACCCGATGTTCGCGAAGGCCTCCTCATCCATGGGTGCCGAACTTCCTCCTGCTGATGAGGAACTTGTGAAGCAGTTCGCTTCCAATGTATGTGAGTTGTACGACAACCGGCACAGCATCGAGGAAAGCATCCTCCGGAACATGGAGGAGATCGCTCCAAACCTTACAGTTATCGCCGGTCCTCTCATCGGTGCACGTCTGATCAGTATGACAGGCGGACTTGAGAGGCTGGCACAGATGCCTTCCAGCACGGTTCAGGTCATGGGTGCCAGCAGGGCGCTGTTCAAGCATTTGAGGTCCCGTGCTCCCTCGCCGAAACACGGCCTGATATTCAATCATCCGCTTATCAAGAACTCTCCCTGGTGGCAGCGGGGCAAGATCGCACGGTCACTGGCCGCAAAGATCAGTCTGGCCTGCCGTACGGATGTCTATTCAGGAGAGCTGAATCCCACAATCAAGACCGAGCTTGAGAAGAAGATCAATTCAATAAAGACTGCCAATCCGAAACCTCCTGCAAGAGCAAAGCCTTCCGGGAAAGGACAGGGTAAGGGCAAGGGTAAGAAGAACTCAGGGGGGAGGCGTTAA
- a CDS encoding beta-ribofuranosylaminobenzene 5'-phosphate synthase encodes MIKIRSPSRLHLSLIDMNAELGRVDGGAGITLDYPNITLTAEKSDGIEVTGGSALSERVYAAAEALLPDGEGISVHVEEDMPPHVGLGSGTQIALSAAAAVNELYDLGMSVNELAIKVGRGGTSGIGVASFESGGFIVDCGHKFSDKGSFSPSSASRADPAPVVFRHDFPDWDIILALPDSKGAHDAQEVDIFKKECPIPLQEVQEISHVVLMQMMPAIIEGDIENFGMALNHLQMVGFKKREVALQSPEVRDLIEFMQDLGVAGAGMSSFGPVVFGVVDHGRIAEQIRNESQMFLDETVGGKVVLTRANNSGAKIWVD; translated from the coding sequence ATGATAAAAATAAGATCCCCATCAAGGTTGCATCTGTCGCTGATCGACATGAATGCAGAGCTCGGCAGGGTAGATGGCGGTGCAGGGATAACCCTTGATTATCCCAACATCACACTGACCGCTGAAAAAAGTGATGGGATCGAAGTTACCGGTGGTTCAGCTCTCTCGGAGAGGGTATATGCAGCTGCAGAGGCTTTACTCCCTGATGGCGAGGGGATATCAGTCCATGTGGAAGAGGATATGCCGCCTCATGTTGGCCTGGGATCAGGTACCCAGATCGCTCTGAGCGCTGCAGCAGCGGTGAACGAACTTTACGACCTCGGGATGAGCGTTAATGAACTTGCCATAAAGGTTGGCAGGGGTGGGACCTCCGGTATAGGTGTTGCTTCTTTTGAGAGCGGTGGTTTCATTGTTGACTGTGGGCATAAGTTCAGCGACAAAGGCTCATTTTCTCCTTCATCTGCCAGCCGGGCGGATCCTGCACCGGTTGTCTTCAGGCATGACTTCCCTGACTGGGATATCATTCTGGCACTTCCGGATTCCAAAGGGGCACACGATGCCCAGGAAGTGGACATATTCAAGAAGGAGTGTCCTATCCCTCTTCAGGAGGTTCAGGAGATCAGTCATGTTGTGTTGATGCAGATGATGCCTGCGATCATTGAAGGCGACATAGAGAACTTCGGGATGGCACTGAACCATTTGCAGATGGTTGGTTTCAAGAAGAGGGAAGTTGCCCTGCAATCCCCCGAGGTCCGTGATCTTATCGAGTTTATGCAGGACCTTGGTGTGGCAGGTGCAGGGATGAGCTCTTTCGGACCTGTGGTATTCGGTGTTGTGGATCACGGCCGTATAGCCGAGCAGATAAGAAACGAATCACAGATGTTCCTGGACGAGACCGTTGGCGGAAAGGTCGTCCTGACGCGTGCGAACAACTCCGGTGCAAAAATATGGGTGGATTGA
- a CDS encoding DUF2953 domain-containing protein, translating to MSLLIYTLSLCIVLLLGLVLFAPIDVVFNVRGSLDGVHSRADVKWTIISKHFSKKKTLESGPDTKEQSLDKADNGGTEDGGKGKGKDKEKKGEIDKGEEPGIRESFDDYYAKGRMVYGILDPVLSLLKGLLSAIHIRDLSCDLDYGLPDPADTGMLCGYLHTLASVFQSGCRKFHYSLNPRFADEGLDVKMSGDIRFRIASLLFPLLRFIFSMKVLRTCWWFVRNRGSSSSGVSV from the coding sequence ATGTCACTTCTCATCTACACGCTTAGCCTTTGCATTGTTCTTTTACTGGGGCTTGTACTGTTTGCCCCGATAGACGTAGTTTTCAATGTAAGGGGTAGTCTGGATGGCGTTCATAGCAGAGCAGATGTGAAGTGGACCATCATTTCTAAGCATTTTTCGAAGAAGAAAACGCTGGAGTCTGGACCTGACACCAAAGAACAGTCGTTGGATAAGGCTGACAACGGTGGCACCGAAGATGGGGGGAAAGGCAAAGGCAAAGATAAGGAAAAAAAGGGTGAAATTGATAAAGGTGAAGAACCCGGCATACGTGAATCCTTTGATGATTATTACGCAAAAGGGCGTATGGTCTATGGAATCCTCGATCCTGTCCTTAGCCTGCTGAAAGGCCTCCTTAGTGCTATACACATCCGTGATCTGTCCTGCGATCTGGATTATGGTCTTCCTGATCCTGCAGACACGGGTATGCTTTGCGGATATCTCCACACCTTGGCCTCTGTGTTTCAAAGTGGTTGCAGGAAGTTCCATTACTCTCTTAATCCCCGGTTCGCCGACGAAGGGCTGGATGTGAAAATGTCAGGCGATATCCGGTTCAGGATCGCATCTCTTCTTTTTCCTCTTTTGAGGTTCATATTCAGCATGAAAGTTCTCAGGACATGCTGGTGGTTTGTGAGGAACAGGGGGTCTTCCAGTTCGGGTGTTAGTGTTTAA
- a CDS encoding GerW family sporulation protein: MGVEDVIKEVTTELERMVSAKTVIGDPVVAGNKTIIPVTKVSFGFGSGGGEGSKGETETGFGGGGGGGAKIEPVAFIVIEEEGVRLMTISGKSDFGKLIEAVPEVFEKIKSAKGKMKKDEGKEPEVPEDDDGE; encoded by the coding sequence ATGGGAGTCGAAGATGTTATAAAAGAAGTGACCACCGAGCTTGAGCGTATGGTCAGCGCAAAGACCGTTATCGGAGATCCGGTAGTTGCCGGGAACAAGACCATAATTCCTGTAACCAAGGTTTCCTTTGGTTTTGGCAGCGGTGGCGGAGAAGGTTCCAAAGGTGAAACCGAAACCGGATTTGGTGGCGGTGGCGGTGGCGGTGCCAAGATCGAGCCAGTTGCTTTCATTGTGATCGAAGAAGAAGGTGTGCGACTGATGACCATCTCCGGAAAGAGCGACTTCGGAAAACTGATCGAAGCTGTTCCGGAGGTCTTCGAGAAGATCAAATCTGCAAAAGGAAAGATGAAAAAGGACGAAGGAAAGGAACCCGAGGTTCCGGAAGACGATGATGGCGAATGA
- a CDS encoding ATP-dependent DNA helicase, with amino-acid sequence MTDNPAYMKYFPKSSCYQNQQAAMDRIHSALMQKQFVLFEGACGTGKTLSALSPSLHVGKQLGKTVIIATNVHQQMVQFINEARDIKKIRDVKVAVVKGKTTMCPHEADYEECSVKRENTFELMETEREMHLKRQELRSARESYKKSHDQAFVALRDELSKELDALEEKAKGLRDRSCNDLYEVLRSDSETFRDWLFKEVRTPEEVNDHALQNGMCGYELLKRELKHADLLICNYHHVLNSDIFSTVLGWLEKEPQDVIAIFDEAHNIESAARSHSSISLTEHSIEKARAELEANVDLLADDNIHNLFKVFQDVIVETYNARFKFGERERVRKNWYDMRISDPYDRNDIVRARFLRNAKEDFGDKDDIQILLSEASEIGAKLDEMYREQYKKGLTGVMKRSHIRYVADFLSAYLELSHNPNYYPILNVRRDMNDEIYGRVELFTCIPKNVTEPLFNSLFSGVLMSATLHPFDMVKKTLGITRDTCEIAYGTSFPEEKRLSIAVSIPPLFAKNRDDPHTVELLEQALMDSIENSKGNVIIFFQSSFEAKRFYSKLEPVVDVPMFLDEVGVSSQEVRQDFFEIGESGGKAVLMSYLWGTLSEGIDYRDGRGRTVVIVGVGYPALNDRMNAVESAYDHVFGYGAGWEFAIQVPTIRKIRQAMGRVVRSPEDYGARILLDGRFLTDSKERFGKFAVFDVFPPAERNEFVDVDPEKVKYSLMNFFMDNEGQ; translated from the coding sequence ATGACCGATAATCCCGCGTATATGAAGTATTTCCCAAAAAGCTCATGCTATCAAAATCAGCAGGCTGCAATGGACCGAATTCATTCTGCCCTTATGCAGAAGCAGTTCGTGCTGTTCGAGGGAGCATGCGGGACCGGTAAGACGCTGAGTGCATTATCTCCATCACTACATGTGGGTAAACAGCTTGGAAAGACTGTCATCATAGCTACGAATGTCCACCAGCAGATGGTCCAGTTCATCAACGAGGCGCGTGATATCAAAAAGATCCGTGACGTCAAGGTCGCAGTCGTCAAGGGAAAGACGACAATGTGTCCCCATGAGGCGGATTATGAGGAATGTTCGGTCAAAAGGGAGAACACTTTCGAACTGATGGAAACCGAGCGGGAAATGCATCTTAAGAGGCAGGAGCTTCGGTCCGCCAGGGAAAGCTACAAGAAATCCCATGACCAGGCGTTTGTGGCACTGCGCGATGAGCTGTCAAAGGAGCTCGATGCACTGGAAGAGAAGGCCAAAGGCCTGAGGGATAGGTCCTGTAATGACCTCTATGAGGTGTTGAGGTCGGACAGCGAGACGTTCCGTGACTGGCTCTTTAAGGAAGTTCGCACTCCTGAGGAGGTCAACGACCATGCCCTGCAGAACGGCATGTGCGGATACGAACTGCTAAAACGCGAGCTCAAACATGCGGACCTTCTCATTTGCAATTACCATCATGTGCTCAACTCTGACATCTTCTCAACCGTGCTGGGCTGGCTGGAAAAGGAGCCGCAGGACGTCATCGCCATCTTCGATGAAGCGCATAATATCGAATCCGCAGCACGCTCCCATTCATCTATTTCCCTGACCGAGCACTCCATCGAGAAGGCAAGGGCAGAACTTGAGGCCAACGTAGACCTTCTGGCAGATGACAACATCCATAACCTGTTCAAGGTCTTCCAGGATGTCATTGTTGAGACCTATAATGCCAGGTTCAAGTTCGGAGAGCGTGAGCGTGTAAGGAAGAACTGGTATGATATGCGTATCAGTGACCCTTATGACCGAAATGATATCGTGCGTGCAAGGTTCCTTCGAAACGCAAAGGAAGACTTCGGTGACAAGGACGATATACAGATACTTCTTTCAGAGGCCAGCGAGATCGGTGCCAAACTCGATGAGATGTATCGCGAGCAGTACAAGAAAGGCCTTACAGGAGTGATGAAGCGCTCCCACATTCGCTATGTTGCGGATTTCCTTTCAGCTTACCTTGAGCTGTCCCATAATCCAAATTATTATCCCATACTGAACGTCCGCAGGGATATGAACGACGAGATCTACGGCCGTGTAGAACTGTTCACCTGTATCCCCAAGAACGTCACGGAACCACTTTTCAACTCCCTTTTCTCAGGGGTACTGATGTCAGCGACACTTCATCCTTTTGACATGGTGAAGAAAACTCTGGGAATCACAAGGGATACGTGTGAAATAGCCTACGGGACATCCTTCCCTGAAGAAAAAAGGCTCTCAATTGCAGTATCCATTCCTCCTCTTTTTGCAAAGAACCGGGATGATCCTCATACCGTGGAACTGCTGGAACAGGCACTGATGGACTCAATCGAAAATTCGAAGGGCAATGTGATCATCTTTTTCCAGAGCTCCTTTGAGGCGAAGCGTTTCTATTCAAAGCTGGAACCCGTGGTGGATGTGCCTATGTTCCTTGATGAGGTGGGCGTGTCTTCCCAGGAGGTCAGGCAGGACTTCTTCGAGATCGGTGAGTCCGGTGGAAAGGCCGTACTGATGTCCTATCTCTGGGGAACCCTGAGTGAGGGCATCGACTACCGTGATGGCAGGGGCCGCACCGTTGTTATTGTGGGTGTGGGTTATCCGGCACTCAATGACCGCATGAATGCTGTGGAATCCGCATATGACCATGTATTTGGTTACGGTGCAGGCTGGGAGTTTGCCATACAGGTGCCAACGATACGCAAGATCAGGCAGGCCATGGGCAGGGTCGTACGTTCACCGGAGGATTATGGTGCACGTATACTTCTTGATGGAAGGTTCCTTACAGATTCAAAGGAGAGGTTCGGCAAGTTCGCGGTCTTCGATGTATTCCCTCCTGCCGAGAGGAATGAGTTCGTGGACGTGGATCCTGAGAAGGTGAAGTATTCCCTGATGAACTTCTTCATGGACAATGAGGGTCAGTAA
- a CDS encoding type IV pilin N-terminal domain-containing protein, with protein MVAILKNDGAVAPIIGALLLVMLTVVLGGLVAAAVMGDGVFGSISSSTPMAVIEVKDAVGGVPNAVQYKENYLVLEHKGGDPLDLDSTFVVLSGDGSSYAGKVGYGGFKVYGQVTAKYFDLTPDGTCATYRSNNPCIEDGIWSVGEILVLNGDDSINGTDASTVRVSVGGYSDTSNNYGFKGGSEVSVKVFDSITDRVIAEDIVSVRPVG; from the coding sequence ATGGTAGCGATCCTTAAAAACGATGGTGCAGTTGCACCAATAATCGGAGCGCTACTGCTGGTTATGCTGACAGTGGTCCTTGGTGGCCTGGTCGCAGCAGCAGTAATGGGTGATGGTGTCTTTGGTAGTATTTCCTCTTCTACTCCCATGGCGGTAATAGAGGTCAAAGATGCTGTCGGTGGCGTTCCGAATGCAGTACAGTACAAAGAGAATTATCTGGTCCTGGAGCACAAAGGCGGAGATCCCCTGGACCTGGACTCCACTTTCGTTGTCCTCAGTGGCGATGGCAGCAGTTACGCGGGCAAAGTTGGCTATGGCGGCTTCAAGGTGTACGGGCAGGTAACTGCCAAATACTTCGACCTGACGCCGGATGGCACATGTGCGACCTACAGAAGCAACAATCCGTGCATTGAAGACGGGATCTGGTCAGTGGGTGAGATCCTTGTGCTCAATGGTGATGACAGTATCAATGGCACCGACGCCTCCACTGTCCGGGTCAGTGTGGGAGGGTATTCGGACACTTCCAACAATTACGGCTTCAAGGGAGGCAGTGAGGTATCCGTCAAGGTGTTCGATAGTATCACCGATCGGGTGATCGCAGAGGATATTGTATCCGTCAGACCTGTCGGGTAA
- a CDS encoding 4Fe-4S binding protein codes for MVAIINRDECVGCGTCVDDCPSEAISMDGDNIAVVDNDECLDCGACVDSCPTDAITME; via the coding sequence ATGGTAGCTATAATTAACAGAGACGAATGTGTAGGATGCGGAACATGCGTAGACGACTGCCCATCCGAAGCAATCTCAATGGACGGCGACAACATCGCTGTAGTAGACAATGATGAATGCCTTGACTGTGGTGCATGTGTGGACTCCTGTCCAACAGATGCTATCACAATGGAATAA
- the pyrH gene encoding UMP kinase, protein MLIVLSVGGSILAKDLDPEHFAAYASALRELGKEHKLVIVTGGGVAARDYINVARKVGANEVVCDFIGIDITRLNAQLLIAALGKDAYPEPPTSYKEAESAIASGKIVVMGGVIPGQTTDAVSAVLAEYLNADMMVIATSVDGVYSSDPREDPDAKKYDVMTAKELVSVVISTEMKAGSKSPVDPLASKIIERCNIDTIVMDGTNPEDVLQVVLQEASKVGEISGVHLGTRIIG, encoded by the coding sequence ATGTTAATCGTATTATCAGTAGGCGGATCCATACTCGCAAAGGACCTGGACCCTGAGCATTTTGCTGCTTATGCATCAGCACTCCGGGAACTGGGAAAGGAACACAAATTAGTGATAGTAACCGGTGGCGGTGTTGCTGCGAGGGATTACATAAACGTTGCAAGGAAAGTAGGAGCCAACGAAGTAGTTTGCGATTTCATTGGAATTGACATAACAAGGCTCAACGCCCAACTCCTGATAGCAGCTCTTGGAAAAGACGCATATCCGGAACCTCCGACCAGCTACAAGGAAGCTGAGTCTGCAATCGCATCTGGTAAGATAGTGGTAATGGGCGGAGTTATTCCGGGCCAGACCACCGATGCGGTCTCCGCGGTCCTTGCCGAATATCTCAACGCGGACATGATGGTTATCGCAACATCCGTTGATGGTGTCTATTCAAGTGATCCAAGGGAAGACCCCGATGCTAAGAAGTATGATGTGATGACCGCAAAGGAACTTGTGAGCGTTGTCATCTCCACTGAAATGAAGGCAGGTTCCAAATCACCTGTTGACCCTCTTGCATCCAAGATAATAGAGCGCTGCAACATCGATACCATCGTAATGGACGGTACCAACCCGGAGGATGTACTTCAGGTAGTGCTTCAGGAAGCTTCTAAAGTAGGCGAGATAAGCGGTGTCCATCTGGGAACACGCATTATCGGCTGA
- a CDS encoding FlaD/FlaE family flagellar protein yields MAGFSDKLKSLTNGILRKKGNSGTGSPFDSQPSPFGAPQSPFAAGPPDFGDATGFPGGAPSGPPGGSPFGAPASPPLPPGMSGPGMDKDPELEPVDNKQINENTEKIKALETKLSKVDTAISTVQRESQSVKTTVEKIDQSVLELLSLYELVSNQVNPFVGDELGGRATIERFDKAEKRISEVADFVMMLQNEVEGLNQSLQMPGLPVEAEEKIDDITTKMDVFADSLVTLQESVTEISQQVHDAYERQKQLDIDIVDIAHTTSTFAGRIDELEKIDLSELKKELEESILKRSQQNDSSKPGQTDEFGEPTGEGKQAGERNPLVRLDSIKKNPMSVVVLLNWIEFLMERVGRNNLMDALDYYVDIGWISEEVRSEIMAYARGIDYYVEKPTWRLLPEDHTKSLLFIERLCGRKIDRNMLSMIDREMAKVKHGLEELYGI; encoded by the coding sequence ATGGCTGGATTCAGTGACAAGTTGAAGAGCCTTACAAATGGTATTCTTCGAAAAAAAGGGAACAGCGGAACAGGATCTCCATTCGATTCCCAACCATCTCCATTCGGTGCACCGCAATCTCCTTTTGCAGCAGGCCCTCCTGATTTTGGTGATGCCACTGGTTTCCCCGGAGGAGCACCTTCGGGACCACCGGGAGGTTCGCCTTTCGGAGCACCAGCTTCACCCCCCTTACCGCCGGGAATGAGCGGGCCGGGCATGGATAAAGATCCAGAGCTGGAACCTGTTGATAATAAGCAGATAAATGAGAATACTGAAAAGATCAAGGCGCTTGAAACAAAGCTCTCAAAGGTGGATACTGCCATTTCCACAGTACAAAGAGAGAGCCAGAGTGTGAAGACAACGGTCGAGAAGATAGACCAGAGCGTACTGGAACTGCTCTCACTTTACGAACTCGTTTCAAATCAGGTAAATCCCTTTGTAGGGGATGAGCTTGGAGGCCGTGCCACCATTGAACGCTTTGACAAGGCTGAAAAAAGGATATCTGAAGTTGCTGATTTTGTAATGATGTTACAAAATGAGGTTGAAGGGCTTAACCAGAGCCTCCAGATGCCGGGCCTTCCTGTAGAAGCTGAAGAAAAAATAGATGATATAACCACAAAGATGGACGTCTTTGCGGATTCTCTTGTTACACTCCAGGAAAGTGTCACCGAGATCTCACAGCAGGTCCATGATGCATATGAAAGGCAAAAGCAACTTGATATAGACATCGTGGATATCGCACATACAACAAGCACTTTTGCAGGCAGGATCGATGAACTTGAGAAGATCGACCTTTCCGAGCTGAAGAAAGAGCTTGAAGAATCCATCCTGAAAAGATCACAGCAAAATGATAGCTCCAAACCGGGTCAGACCGATGAGTTCGGAGAACCTACAGGCGAAGGAAAACAGGCAGGAGAAAGAAATCCACTGGTACGTCTGGATTCCATAAAGAAGAACCCGATGAGTGTCGTGGTGTTGTTGAACTGGATCGAGTTCCTGATGGAAAGGGTAGGCAGGAACAACCTTATGGACGCTCTTGATTATTATGTTGATATTGGCTGGATAAGTGAAGAGGTCAGATCAGAGATCATGGCCTATGCCAGAGGAATAGACTACTATGTGGAAAAACCCACATGGAGGCTTTTGCCGGAAGACCACACAAAGTCACTCCTTTTCATCGAAAGGCTTTGCGGACGCAAGATCGACAGGAACATGCTCAGTATGATCGACAGGGAGATGGCGAAAGTGAAGCATGGCCTGGAGGAACTTTATGGGATTTGA
- a CDS encoding flagellin, giving the protein MAFLKRSEGSSFTRNGEAETAISHMIFFIAAIVIAMTVIVVMSSNVQSLTGATASSSKVLSEQIKTDITIISDPEAVPYNTTLKEYTFYAKNTGRTNLDTEYLDMFIDGLLIDHGELEMILPEQDVLWRPGTTLEIRMKAENQMTEGDHRILIAAENGKSDSMDFRITWV; this is encoded by the coding sequence ATGGCATTCCTAAAAAGGTCAGAAGGGTCCAGCTTTACCAGGAACGGGGAAGCTGAGACTGCAATTTCCCACATGATATTTTTCATAGCTGCCATAGTCATTGCTATGACAGTCATAGTGGTAATGTCCTCAAATGTCCAGTCCCTCACAGGTGCCACTGCTTCAAGCAGCAAGGTACTATCAGAGCAGATAAAGACAGATATAACCATCATCAGTGATCCTGAGGCAGTACCATACAACACAACCTTAAAAGAATACACATTCTATGCCAAGAACACCGGCCGGACAAATCTGGACACCGAATACCTTGATATGTTCATAGATGGACTGCTTATAGATCACGGTGAACTGGAAATGATCCTTCCTGAACAGGATGTGCTCTGGCGACCCGGGACCACTCTTGAGATCAGGATGAAGGCCGAAAATCAAATGACTGAGGGAGATCACAGGATACTGATAGCTGCAGAAAACGGGAAATCCGACTCAATGGATTTCAGAATAACATGGGTGTAA
- a CDS encoding ATPase domain-containing protein: MSAIRSFEIPRDEFNGKLGGGFPAGSLVVIEGGSGGGKSTICQRITYGMIEEDTSVTFISTQLTTKGYINQMYSLDYPIAPHLLKGRLLYIPVIPLVQSAKSRIDFIERLMGAEELFEKDVIVIDTISSLIKYSANAEKSLDLISFFKKLNGMGKVIILTIEPSELGDELASMFRSSCDIYMSLRSKAMGAEVKRTVIVNKFTGAKGPVGQMIGFRIEPKVGLVVEIASVA; encoded by the coding sequence ATGTCAGCGATCCGCTCTTTTGAAATTCCCAGGGATGAGTTCAATGGAAAGCTTGGCGGAGGTTTTCCCGCCGGCTCCCTCGTAGTGATAGAAGGAGGTAGCGGAGGAGGAAAAAGCACCATCTGCCAGCGCATTACCTATGGCATGATCGAAGAGGATACAAGTGTTACTTTCATCTCAACGCAGCTGACAACAAAGGGTTACATCAACCAGATGTACTCTCTTGATTATCCCATCGCACCACATTTGTTGAAAGGAAGGTTACTCTATATCCCGGTAATCCCCCTTGTACAATCTGCAAAATCAAGGATCGATTTCATTGAAAGATTAATGGGTGCGGAAGAACTGTTCGAGAAGGATGTCATAGTGATAGACACAATATCCTCCCTCATAAAATACAGTGCAAACGCTGAAAAGAGCCTGGACCTGATCTCTTTCTTCAAAAAGCTTAACGGAATGGGGAAGGTAATAATCCTTACAATTGAACCCAGTGAACTTGGAGACGAACTGGCGTCAATGTTCCGTTCATCCTGTGACATTTACATGTCACTTCGTTCAAAAGCAATGGGTGCTGAGGTTAAGCGTACAGTTATCGTAAACAAGTTTACCGGAGCAAAAGGTCCTGTGGGACAGATGATAGGTTTCAGGATCGAACCAAAAGTAGGACTGGTCGTCGAGATAGCATCCGTTGCGTAA